In the Patescibacteria group bacterium genome, CCTCTTGTGCAGAAGGAGAAGTTGGACATATTTACAAAGGTGAACTCCCTTTTAAAATAAACAAGACAAACATAGGAACACTCAAAAAACCTAAAACAAAGATTATGATGAATATTGGTGAGCCTGATATGGCTTTCACAAATTCATTTATTCCAAATGATGGAGTTGGCTTGGCTAGACTAGAATTTATTATTAATAATTTTATTAGGATCCACCCGCTAGCTTTATTGAACTACGGTAAAATTAAAGACAAGAAGGTTAAAAAACAAATTGACGATATAACGATTGGATATAAGAATAAAACAGACTTTTTCGTTGATAAATTAGCAGAGGGAGTTAGTATGATAGCCGCTGGATTTTATCCAAAGGACGTCATTGTAAGATTGTCTGATTTTAAAACCAATGAATATGCAAACTTAATTGGAGGGCGTGAATATGAACCAATTGAATCAAATCCAATGATTGGTTGGCGCGGAGCAAGTAGATATTATTCTCCATTATTTTTGCCAGCATTTGAATTGGAATGCAAGGCTTTGAAAAAAGTTCGTGATGAAAATGGACTAACTAATTTAAAGATAATGGTACCGTTTTGTAGAACGATTGAAGAAGGAAAAAGAGTTAAACAAATCATGGCGAAGAATGGATTGAAGCAAGGAGTAAATGGCCTTGAAATTTATGTAATGGCTGAGATTCCTGCCAATATTATTTTGGCCGACCAATTCGCTGCAGAGTTTGATGGATTCTCAATTGGATCAAATGATTTAACACAATTAACTCTCGGAATAGATCGTGATTCTGCTGGAGGGACATTGAAGGTTGATGGAGTATCTAATGAAAAGAATGAAGCTGTTAAAACTTTGATTACTTATTTAATCCAAGTCGCCAAAAAGACTAAAACTAAAGTTGGGATTTGTGGACAAGCCCCAAGTGATTTTCCGGACTTTGCACAATATTTAGTTGAACTTGGTATTGATAGTATTTCGTTAATTCCAGATACAATTATCAAAACAACTATGGCAGTTTTGAAGACAGAAGAGGTGATGAAAAAGAAAAAGAGAAAATAAATATGAATATTACCTCTACGTCACTTTGTGACTAGCGGGATGATTTGCTCACACGCAAATCAAAAGAAAAACCGCGGGATTGTTTCCGCGGTTTTTGTTGTTTACATAAAGAAACGATTGTAGAGTAAAAAGAGAAAAGAAGATAGGCCAGCCAGAGATAAGAGGACGATTGCAAAGAGATTTTCTTGAGTGAAATCTTCAGGAGAATTTTTATTTTCCATGGATAACTCCTTCTAGAAATTAAAGAAAGTTTTTAGTGAAAAACGGTAAAGAGAAGAAGTGCAACAAGAATAAAATTAATAACCACCATTGTGTTTGCAAAAGGAATGTTTGTACCTTTAAAAGGCCGATTTTTTTTATTTTTGGTGTCCATGAGGACCTCCTTTTTAAAGAGCTAGGTTTGGATTAACTTTAATGTCTCTCCATTTTGTATATATTTTATCGCGAGCCTTGAAGTATCCAGCGGATGCTATCATGGCTGCGTTATCGGTTGTATAGGCTAATTTTGGTTTGAAAAATATTGTTTCTGCTAGCTTTTTATTTATACTATTTTCTAATTGTAAACGGAGTTCTTTGTTGGCAGAAACACCACCGGCGAGTAAAATACTTTTGGCAGAATATTTTGTAGCAGCTTTGATTGTTTTTTTAATTAAAACATCAATTATGGCTTGTTGAAATTCTTGACAGTATTCAGGAATTTTATTTTTAAAGTCAGAATTAGATTGGAGTTGATATAATAGAGCAGTTTTAAGACCCGAAAATGAGAATTCAAAATTAGGGGAATCAATCATTGGTCTGGGTAATTTGATTGTGTTATCTTCTTTTGAAGTTTCGGCTAGTTGGGAAATAATTGGTCCTCCCGGGTAGCCTATATCCATAAGTTGAGCAGCTTTATCAAAAGCCTCTCCGGCTGCATCATCTCTGGTTTCACCAAGGGTTTCAAATTTATTAAAGCCTTTCATTAATATTAACATAGTATGACCACCAGAAACAGTTAAAACAACTGCAGGAAATTCGATATTTTCTGAATCAATAAAATTGGCATAAATGTGTCCTTCAATGTGATTAATATTTACTATTGGGACATCAAAAATATAAGATAAGGTTTTGGCAGTTTCAATCCCCACCATCAAGGAGCTTACTAATCCTGGACCAGTTGCAATTGCTATGGCGTCAAGTTCTTTTGAAAAGGTTTTTTTATTAATACCTGCATTTTTTAAGGCAGTATCAACAACTGGTAAAATATCCAAAACATGCTCTCGGGCAGCAACCTCAGGTATGACCCCACCATATTTCTTGTGTATATCAATTTGTGAAGAAACTATGTTCGATAAAACCTTTACTGAGTCGCCTGTTCCCTTAACAACAGCGGCAGCAGTTTCATCACAACTAGATTCAATTCCTAATATTTTCATATGTAATAATTTTACAGCAATAGGGTATATTAAACAAATACTTGAAAAATTGCAAGAAATAGTATAAGATAAAATATCTTTGGTCCTTAATAAAAGGAGAGGAATTTATGAATATACTTGGCTTGCTTTATAAATTTTTATTGTATATTTTCGCAAACATGGTTTTGATAAAAAATAATTTAAGTAAAAATTATTTTAATCCTAGAAGCCTGGAGGCAAAAAAAATTTATGATGAAATTTTTTCTAAAGTTGTGGCTAGATATCCGTTAATAGAAGAAGAGGTAATTTTCGAAATAGACAAAGATCTAAAGTATTCTACTGCTGAACTTGAAGATGGGTTTTATAGATTATTTATTAGCGGGAGGGTCGTCTTTAGAAAAAAAAGAAATAAATTATATATTTATCCTTCAGTCTGCTCGGTCACAACAAGATCAATTATATTTTTGTGGTTGCACATGATCTTTTTCATATTGTACATTATGTGTATCATAAGGAAGAATTTCTTTCTGCTTCACACGAAACAAGAGAGTGGTTTGCAGACAGGAAGGCAATAAAATATTTAGAAAAATATATTCCTGGCATAACTCTCGAGGAATATAACAGTACTTACAAAAATTCAAAAAAACTAATCTTTTGGCACAAAATGATTAATAACTACTCCCCCTAGAGATAGGGGGTTTTATTTTGGGGCTGTCACGGGGAATCGAAGGGGCGAGCCCCAACAACCCAATCGTAAATGTTTATAATATTTCCATATATTTTTGCCTAGAAGCAACGCTTTTCTTTTTCCTTAGATTTATCACACTTCGGGGTTCTCATCCTCGCGTCAATGCAACAAAAAAACAGAGACAAGCTCTGTTTTTTCATTGTATCGCCACGGGGAATC is a window encoding:
- the tsaD gene encoding tRNA (adenosine(37)-N6)-threonylcarbamoyltransferase complex transferase subunit TsaD; the protein is MKILGIESSCDETAAAVVKGTGDSVKVLSNIVSSQIDIHKKYGGVIPEVAAREHVLDILPVVDTALKNAGINKKTFSKELDAIAIATGPGLVSSLMVGIETAKTLSYIFDVPIVNINHIEGHIYANFIDSENIEFPAVVLTVSGGHTMLILMKGFNKFETLGETRDDAAGEAFDKAAQLMDIGYPGGPIISQLAETSKEDNTIKLPRPMIDSPNFEFSFSGLKTALLYQLQSNSDFKNKIPEYCQEFQQAIIDVLIKKTIKAATKYSAKSILLAGGVSANKELRLQLENSINKKLAETIFFKPKLAYTTDNAAMIASAGYFKARDKIYTKWRDIKVNPNLAL